The Ananas comosus cultivar F153 linkage group 7, ASM154086v1, whole genome shotgun sequence genome has a window encoding:
- the LOC109712561 gene encoding formin-like protein 20 isoform X1, whose product MALFRRLFYRKPPDRLLEITERVYVFDCCFSMEIMDEDEYKDYMDGIVLQLRDHFPDASFMVFNFRDDEGKSQISTMFSLYDITVSNYPHQYSGCPLLPLEIILHFLRLSEGWLTLQGQQNILLMHCERGGWPVLAFMLAGLLLYRKQYSDEQRTLEMVYKQAPKELLHVLSPLNSQPSHLRYLQYISRLGSELEWPLQNNPFTLDCLILRVVPNFDGQGGCRPIIRVYGQDPLTPADRSSNILFSTSKTKKYVRHYRQADNAPIKLNVGCCIQGDVVLECLQVDEDLEDEELMFRVMFNTAFIQSHILLLTLEDIDVPWDVKDQFSKDFKAEVLFSEFDAEFDTTTEAAAAYEDETEVASQEEFFEAEEIFSNPDWQDGQRDDMTPKAEAMSSSFIFANSQQDLNMNETQENSFDEGIVLLETSDEKKLDNMGIVAQKVYLAIEEEMDKLRMDMNHSVDTVCEEIGSSEINNLKQDIVASASNQDTNDLLRVTGEEVGLSETRDSKQDMEGIVQRTNVDDLISSLEYLAQKEELKSESARSISEQYAVNSSTEETILYNLETSHCNGEAERSNTGKCMQSNVQPNDTYQVEVEEFDFWKEENEKLVPSKLEEPLTSNIEPPSRLVLPEQKLEQLESQDIDNGMQKIEVLKVCPEISMSQGPTASFEQAPSDLRGLKCNLTVYEGRVEGRTANTTIFSAPASTITTHGSLLSQTAKSHTQSLINEAFAEPPTTNILPPSSSIPLPTSQLRESSHASLHSNVSLTASVNTSITCTTVDSPSAPSPLSSPPPASLETKALLKFPPCPPPPPPPPPPPPPPQPFSYALSFHSSPFPFQIRVSIHVPMQQPSMLLPSEYNASAVASLSQILPVETPATRVVPSLSPSSPSRQFTHSNTLDKDLCSLSSAFLLPIATNISIPLSSSLPMPSGISNKCAPTPPPPPPPPPPLSLICQLTPTNHLKTHNNVSFPSPPPSPPLWKELNAKNHLLEHDEGIPKNSTLLSIPTFKQSGGVLDAPMPTSPSRSDMHPTKIPLLLSPHVDEPLPMPQYELLDNANNAPLTTTKLCKEALSPIPPPPPPLSFSLQEGLGTPSQLLPSMHLEPSNLAFSLEEQSESLPQSPSQPLSPPPTFVTHNKNAISPPLPIVITHGSASLQNCGAPSPPLPPSHPPKKFEEVSPPPEMVQEVLPPFVTSSPQVMAPVSTLLLSSVVHAGPLLPPSIPEYLGGPYLSLRTYTRSPSSLSLQESCKGGQPLPSYMETQNSALPPSPLLFSIEAQEDAPFSPSKGLRGTRTSPPPPPPLSVGLCRGVSPPHSPSVEAQKSAPPPLPPLSFFTKAHTGTPLPPPLPPPLTKAPFSVAYREPSPPPFSSKGHGEAPPPSPPPPPPPPPLPPKSYGEALPLSSPSRSYGGALLQLPSSPRSYKGAPHPPPPPPPPPPPSPFSSYAGASPLPSLSPEAQRGALPPSPPSPPPLPPNAVAHGELFAPPFPFRGHEGAPPPSPPPPKLYGEPPPPPPPPPPYESYGGAPIPPRPPPPNSYGGAPPPPSLLPDGCRGAPPPPPPSPGMFGVVPPSPPPIGGYEGALTTLPGGYGGASPPLPPPGGHGGAPPPPPPPPPPPLGGHGEAPPPPPLPEERRGAPPPPLLPGGCGGAPPPPPPPPPLPPGGHGRAPPPPPPPLPTPGGHGGAPPPPPPPPPPPGGHGGAPPPPPLPPPGGHGGAPPPPPLPGGSGGAPPPPPPPGGRGGAPPPPPPPVGRGGAPHPPPPPGGVPPPPPPRGHGGAPIPPPPLGGRTPPAPPGTSGAPPPPPIGATSSSVGTRGALPNAMIGGRGHGLARSSTRKSSLKPLHWVKVTRAMQGSLWAELQKHADNSTSEFDVSELETLFSAVVPKSNDGSKSDGRQKSAGSKSDKVHLIDLRRANNTEIMLTKIKMPLSDMMNAALALDDSILDADQVENLLKFCPTKEEMELLKGYSGNKENLGKCEQFFLELMKVPRVESKFRVFSFKIQFGSQISDIRKNLHNVDSACEEIRNSDKLKEIMKKILNLGNTLNQGTARGSAVGFRLDSLLKLTDTRATNNRMTLMHYLCKVLAEKSPHLLDFHEDLVSLESASKIQLKLLAEEQQAVVKGLEKVEAELKASESDGPVSEVFCKTLKDFTAGAGAQVRSLTALYSAVGKNADALALYFGEDPARCPFEQVIATLLNFVRLFRKAHEENCKQAELEKKKAQKEGDTEKSKDANAERTIGR is encoded by the exons ATGGCTCTGTTTAGGAGGTTGTTCTACAGGAAGCCGCCCGATCGGCTTCTGGAGATAACAGAGCGAGTCTACG TGTTCGACTGTTGCTTCTCGATGGAAATCATGGATGAAGATGAGTACAAGGATTACATGGATGGTATTGTCCTCCAACTTCGCGACCATTTTCCTGATGCTTCATTCATGGTATTTAACTTTAGAGATGATGAAGGGAAGAGCCAAATTTCAACCATGTTTTCCCTATACGACATAACAGTCAGTAATTACCCTCATCAGTATTCCGGGTGCCCTTTACTTCCTTTGGAGATTATTCTTCATTTCTTGAGGTTGAGTGAGGGCTGGCTTACATTACAAGGGCAGCAAAATATTCTGTTAATGCATTGTGAAAGGGGAGGATGGCCTGTTCTTGCTTTTATGCTTGCAGGTCTTCTATTGTATAGGAAACAGTACAGTGATGAGCAGAGGACACTGGAAATGGTGTACAAGCAAGCACCTAAGGAGCTTCTTCATGTCTTATCCCCATTGAACTCGCAGCCTTCTCATCTGAGATATCTTCAATACATATCCAGATTGGGCAGTGAGTTAGAGTGGCCATTGCAGAATAACCCTTTCACTTTAGATTGTCTAATCCTCAGAGTTGTTCCAAATTTCGACGGACAAGGTGGTTGCCGGCCGATTATTCGTGTCTATGGTCAAGACCCCCTGACCCCGGCTGACAGAAGTTCCAATATACTTTTCTCAACATCCAAGACAAAAAAATATGTTAGGCATTACAGACAG GCAGATAATGCACCGATAAAGCTAAATGTTGGTTGCTGCATTCAAGGGGATGTAGTCCTTGAGTGCCTTCAGGTGGATGAGGATTTGGAAGACGAGGAATTGATGTTCCGTGTTATGTTCAACACAGCCTTTATTCAGTCTCATATTTTGCTGCTGACCCTTGAGGATATCGACGTGCCATGGGATGTCAAGGATCAGTTTTCTAAGGACTTTAAAGCAGAG GTACTCTTTTCAGAGTTTGATGCTGAGTTCGATACCACCACAGAAGCTGCAGCTGCATATGAGGATGAGACGGAAGTTGCATCACAAGAGGAGTTCTTTGAGGCAGAAGAGATTTTCAGCAATCCAGATTGGCAGGATGGACAGAGGGATGACATGACTCCTAAAGCTGAAGCAATGAGCAGCAGCTTTATATTTGCCAATTCTCAACAGGACCTGAATATGAATGAGACCcaagaaaattcttttgatgAAGGCATTGTGCTGCTGGAGACATCAGATGAAAAAAAGCTAGATAACATGGGAATTGTAGCACAAAAAGTCTATTTAGCAATTGAAGAAGAGATGGACAAGCTGAGGATGGATATGAATCATAGTGTTGATACAGTGTGTGAAGAGATTGGCTCATCAGAGATAAACAATTTAAAGCAGGATATAGTGGCTAGTGCATCCAACCAGGATACAAATGACCTTCTTAGAGTAACTGGTGAAGAGGTGGGTTTGTCAGAAACTAGAGATTCGAAACAggacatggaggggattgtacAAAGAACCAATGTAGATGATTTGATTTCCAGTTTAGAATACCTAGCACAGAAAGAAGAGTTAAAAAGCGAATCAGCACGCAGTATTTCTGAACAGTATGCTGTTAATAGTTCAACAGAAGAAACTATTCTATACAACTTGGAAACAAGTCATTGCAATGGGGAAGCAGAAAGAAGCAACACTGGGAAATGTATGCAATCAAATGTGCAACCAAATGATACTTATCAGGTTGAGGTGGAGGAGTTTGActtttggaaagaggaaaatgagaaGCTTGTGCCTTCTAAACTAGAGGAACCACTGACAAGCAACATTGAACCACCTTCTCGATTAGTTTTGCCAGAACAAAAACTTGAGCAGCTAGAATCTCAGGACATTGACAATGGCATGCAAAAAATTGAAGTGCTAAAAGTATGTCCGGAGATCTCTATGAGCCAAGGTCCTACTGCTTCTTTTGAGCAAGCACCATCTGATCTAAGGGGCTTGAAATGCAACTTAACAGTATATGAAGGCCGTGTTGAAGGAAGAACTGCAAATACTACTATTTTTTCTGCTCCTGCAAGTACAATAACAACTCATGGATCTCTATTGTCTCAAACAGCAAAATCCCATACTCAATCCTTAATCAATGAAGCCTTCGCTGAACCACCAACAACTAATATACTGCCACCATCCTCCTCTATACCATTGCCAACGTCTCAATTGAGAGAGTCATCTCATGCTTCTTTACATTCAAATGTCTCTCTTACTGCTTCAGTTAACACTTCTATAACATGTACTACTGTTGATTCACCTTCTGCACCTTCACCTTTATCTTCGCCACCTCCTGCTTCTTTGGAAACTAAAGCACTACTCAAGTTCCCTCCCTGTCCA ccaccgccaccgccacctccgccaccgccaccgccaccacaACCATTCTCCTATGCTTTATCTTTCCACTCCTCTCCATTTCCATTTCAAATAAGAGTGTCAATCCATGTACCTATGCAGCAACCTTCAATGCTTTTGCCATCAGAATATAATGCATCAGCAGTTGCTTCTTTATCTCAAATATTGCCTGTTGAAACGCCGGCAACACGTGTTGTTCCATCTCTTTCCCCATCATCTCCATCTCGACAATTCACACATTCAAACACACTGGATAAAGACTTATGTTCCCTTTCTTCAGCCTTTCTACTTCCCATAGCAACCAACATATCgattcctctctcttcttctttaccTATGCCATCAGGAATATCCAACAAATGTGCTCctacaccaccaccaccaccaccaccacctccgccaCTATCATTGATTTGCCAGCTTACTCCAACTAACCATCTTAAAACTCACAATAATGTCTCCTTTCCCTCACCTCCTCCATCTCCTCCACTTTGGAAGGAATTAAATGCCAAGAATCATCTATTAGAACATGATGAAGGAATACCAAAGAACTCCACTTTACTCTCTATACCTACTTTTAAACAAAGTGGTGGTGTATTGGATGCTCCTATGCCAACTTCACCCTCTCGAAGTGACATGCATCCTACAAAAATTCCTCTACTACTATCTCCTCATGTTGATGAACCCTTACCAATGCCTCAATATGAACTTTTAGATAATGCTAATAATGCACCCTTGACTACTACCAAACTATGTAAAGAAGCATTGTCACCGAtcccacctccacctccacctctttctttctctcttcagGAAGGATTGGGAACTCCATCTCAACTATTGCCTTCTATGCATTTAGAACCTTCAAACTTAGCATTTTCTCTAGAAGAACAAAGTGAATCTCTACCACAATCACCATCACAACCACTATCACCACCACCAACATTTGTTACCCATAATAAAAACGCAATAAGTCCACCTTTACCAATTGTTATAACACATGGAAGCGCTTCATTGCAAAATTGTGGAGCACCTTCGCCTCCGCTTCCACCTTCACATCCTCCAAAGAAGTTTGAAGAAGTTTCACCTCCTCCAGAGATGGTCCAAGAAGTTTTGCCTCCATTCGTTACTTCTAGTCCACAAGTAATGGCTCCAGTATCAACTCTATTATTATCTTCTGTGGTGCATGCTGGGCCTCTACTACCGCCTTCTATCCCAGAATATCTTGGAGGTCCATATTTGTCTCTTCGAACATATACAAGATCTCCATCATCACTATCACTCCAAGAAAGTTGTAAAGGAGGTCAACCACTACCTTCTTATATGGAAACACAAAATAGTGCTCTGCCACCATCACCACTTCTATTTTCTATTGAAGCTCAGGAGGATGCTCCATTTTCTCCTTCCAAGGGACTAAGGGGAACACGAActtcaccgccgccgccgccacctttaTCTGTCGGATTATGTAGAGGAGTTTCACCACCACATTCTCCTTCCGTGGAAGCACAAAAAAGTGCTCCACCACCGTTGCCACCACTATCGTTTTTTACAAAAGCTCATACAGGTACACCattgccgccgccgctgccgccgccgctgacAAAAGCACCATTTTCAGTAGCGTACAGAGAGCCCTCTCCACCACCTTTTTCTTCTAAAGGACATGGAGAAGCTccgccgccttcgcctccgcctccgcctccaccaccGCCGCTACCTCCTAAgtcatatggagaagctctacCACTATCGTCACCTTCTAGATCGTATGGTGGAGCTCTACTGCAATTGCCGTCGTCTCCAAGATCATATAAAGGAGCTCCACatccaccgccaccgccaccgccaccgccaccgccatcgCCCTTCAGCTCATATGCAGGAGCTTCACCTCTACCATCACTTTCTCCAGAAGCCCAAAGAGGTGCTCTGCCACCATCACCACCGTCCCCGCCACCTCTACCACCCAATGCAGTAGCACATGGAGAGCTCTTTGCACCACCTTTTCCTTTTAGAGGGCATGAAGGAGCTCCACCACCATCGCCGCCACCTCCTAAATTATACGGAGaacctccaccgccgccgccgccgccgccgccatatGAATCATATGGAGGAGCTCCAATACCACCTAGGCCGCCGCCTCCCAACTcatatggaggagctccacctccACCATCACTTCTTCCCGATGGTTGTCGGGGAgctccacctccaccacctcctTCCCCTGGAATGTTTGGAGTAGTACCACCATCACCGCCTCCTATTGGAGGGTATGAAGGAGCTCTAACTACTCTCCCTGGAGGGTATGGAGGAGCTTCACCTCCACTGCCTCCTCCTGGAGGgcatggaggagctccaccaccacctccacctccacctccacctcctctcGGAGGGCATGGAGAagctccacctccacctccccTTCCCGAAGAACGTAGAGGAGCTCCACCTCCGCCGCTTCTTCCCGGAGGAtgtggaggagctccacctccacctccacctccaccaccactTCCTCCCGGAGGGCATGGAAGagctccacctccacctccaccaccactGCCTACTCCAGGGGGgcatggaggagctccacctccacctccacctccaccgcctcctcccGGAGGgcatggaggagctccacctccacctccattGCCTCCTCCCGGAGGGCACGGAGGagctccacctccacctcctcttCCCGGAGGAagtggaggagctccacctccaccacctcccCCCGGAGGACGTGGTGGAgctccacctccaccacctcccCCCGTAGGACGTGGTGGAGCTCCACATCCACCACCACCCCCTGGAGGAGTTCCTCCACCGCCACCTCCTAGAGGACATGGGGGAGCTCCTATTCCACCTCCTCCACTAGGAGGGCGTACACCTCCAGCTCCACCTGGAACATCTGGTGCCCCACCGCCTCCTCCAATAGGCGCAACTAGTTCTTCAGTTGGCACAAGAGGTGCACTACCAAATGCAATGATCGGCGGACGAGGGCATGGGCTCGCTCGTTCTTCAACTCGAAAGTCATCTTTAAAGCCGTTGCACTGGGTAAAAGTAACAAGAGCTATGCAAGGAAGCTTGTGGGCAGAATTACAAAAACATGCCGACAATAG CACCTCAGAGTTTGATGTGTCAGAACTTGAGACTCTCTTCTCTGCAGTGGTTCCAAAGTCAAATGATGGCTCTAAATCTGATGGACGCCAAAAATCTGCTGGATCTAAATCTGATAAAGTTCACCTG ATTGACTTAAGGCGAGCAAATAACACTGAGATCATGTTGACGAAAATCAAGATGCCGTTATCTGATATGATG AATGCTGCCCTAGCATTAGATGATTCAATTCTAGATGCAGATCAAGTGGAAAATCTCTTAAAGTTTTGTCCAACTAAGGAGGAAATGGAGCTTTTGAAG GGTTACAGTGGAAACAAGGAAAACCTTGGAAAATGTGAGCAG TTCTTTCTAGAATTGATGAAAGTTCCAAGGGTCGAATCCAAGTTTAGGGTGTTTTCTTTCAAGATTCAGTTTGGTTCACAG ATTTCGGATATTAGAAAGAATTTACACAATGTGGACTCTGCATGCGAAGAG ATTCGAAATTCTGACAAACTAAAGGAAATcatgaagaaaattttaaatcttgggAATACATTGAACCAGGGAACAGCGAGAG GTTCGGCAGTTGGTTTTCGGTTGGACAGCCTTCTGAAACTTACAGATACTCGTGCCACTAATAATAGAATGACGTTGATGCATTATTTGTGTAAG GTTCTTGCTGAGAAGTCACCACATCTGCTGGATTTTCATGAGGACCTTGTCAGTTTGGAATCTGCATCAAAG ATACAACTGAAGTTGCTGGCTGAAGAGCAGCAAGCTGTTGTGAAAGGATTAGAAAAGGTTGAAGCGGAACTAAAAGCTTCAGAAAGCGATGGGCCagtatctgaagttttctgCAAG ACATTGAAGGATTTTACTGCGGGTGCTGGAGCTCAAGTGCGATCCCTAACAGCACTTTATTCTGCAGTT GGTAAAAATGCAGATGCTCTTGCCTTATATTTTGGCGAAGATCCTGCACGCTGTCCCTTTGAGCAAG